TGTAGCGACGGTATAAAGCCAGGGGAACCAAAAGACAGCGGCGAGGATGTACCATTGTGTGACGTATACGTGGGCTTCACGGCGTCGGCGGAAGGTGGCGACCACCCATGCCGTGACCAGGCCGACACCGGCGACGAAGAAGGGGTGGGCATAGGTCGGAGCATCGAGCCATTCCACGGATGTACCGTCACCGAGCAGGATGCCGGCGACAGCGAGCGTAGTGGCGACGTTCCACAAGGCACAAGCGAGGTAGAGCATCCGTGGGTAGATCAATTCGACGCGGGCCAGGCGGCACATGAGCCAGAGGCAGGCGGCCATGGCAGCCAGGGAAGACCAGCCCAGAGCGACGGCTTGGAGATGGGCCATCCGCACCCGGCCAAAGGTCCAGATGGCGCTTCCCGTGAGGAAATAGGGACTGTGGAGCTTGAGGGAAGCTAGCAAGGCGAGAAGCGAGCCGACGAGGAGCCAGAAGAGGGCGGTGGCACTAAACGCCAGGACCGGCCCGCGGCAGGATCGATCGATGGTCACGCGTTCCTGGGCGGCCTGGAGGCGCAGATGATCTCGTGCCAGTATAGTGACAGCCATAGGTCATTCCCCTTGGATCGCCTCGTGCTGCGGATCGTGAGCTGGCGTTATGGGACGGTGATCCGGGAAGAAGTCGGTGGGTTCGCCCACTGGCTCATCGGCATCGAAAATGGACAGAGCACCCCGCTGGAAATTGTCGAATTGGCCATTGCGGAAGGCCCAGCTCAGAGCCAGGACAGCAGCGCTCCCGAAACATAGGATGGAGCCAAAGACGGTTAGTAATACGGCAATATCTACAGATTCCATAGCTAATAATTCACCTTATAATATATATGTATTTTCTTCTTTATTCTCATCATTTTTTGTCCTTATCTTTGACTTTAGAGTCCGGCGGTGGAAGAGGCAATGGCTTGGGGAACGGCAGAGTGTCCTTCTCGCTGTGGAGTTGGTTTAGCAGTTTTTCCAAGGCGGCGTCCACGGACATTTGCGTGCCAGTCTCCGGACGGCCTTCCAAGATGGCCTGATTTTTGGCCTTGATTTCGGCCAATTTGCTTGCAGGGTCGAGTGTCTCCTGGTCTTCACTGGTCGAAGGAGCAAGGGCATCGGGGGAGTAGTAGGCCAGGAGCATCAGAGCCACGAAGAGGAAGAGTGTAAGGAGGCTAGCGAGCACGGTCAGGTAGGGGAACTCTGGAGAGCTGCCTCCGTTTGCCTCTTGTTTTTCTGTGATTGTATCACTCATGATTTATACAGCCTCAATCTCTTGTCTATTGCATTTATCACATGTATATATTTTACGGAGTTTCATTGATATAACCGATGGTTTCGGATAAACGGGGGTCCCGGATGGGGATCAAGGGCGCCCGCTGCAAGCCCCAGAGGGCTGTCAGGAGCAGAACCCCGGTGAAG
This genomic interval from Thermogemmata fonticola contains the following:
- the ccoS gene encoding cbb3-type cytochrome oxidase assembly protein CcoS, with the protein product MESVDIAVLLTVFGSILCFGSAAVLALSWAFRNGQFDNFQRGALSIFDADEPVGEPTDFFPDHRPITPAHDPQHEAIQGE